In the Streptomyces sp. NBC_01276 genome, GCACGCCGAACTGACCTGGTGGCTCGGCCCGGTGGCCCGCGCCGCCCGCTGACGCCGGGACGCAAAAGCGTCATGGGGGGTGCGGCCGTCGGGCCGCACCCCCCATGACGTGTGATCAGGCCGTCATATGTGATCAGGCCGTGGCCGTCTGCGCGACGGCGACGGGGCCGAGCGACAGCTCGCCGGTGGTCATCAGGTCCAGCAGCTGGGCGAGGCCGCGGTCCTCCGGGGTGGCCGTGCGGAAGACGAAATGACGCAGGCCGGCCTGCTCGGGGCCGCCGAAGAACCGGAAGAAGCCGATGTCCACGTGGCGCGTGGCGAAGCTCTCGTAGAGGTAGACCGTTCCCCCGTCGGCCGTCAGACCGCGGCCGGCGGCCGTCTGGCCCGCCTCGGCCGCCTCGTAGACGATGTCGAAGGAGCCGGTGACCCCGGCCGGGTCCGCCGTCGCCCGCGCCGCGCCCAGCTCCGCGGCCTCGGCGGCCTGGCCCGCGTCGGCCACCAGCGCCGTGACGTCGGCGCCCAGCGCGGCGAGCAGTTCCACCAGCAGCCGCCCTATGCCGGCCCCCGCGCCGGTCACCAGGACGGGCCTGCCGCTGACGGAACCCGCGCTGCGTACCAGGCGCAGCGCCGTCAGGACCGCCACGCGCAGCGCCGCCGCCTGCTCGAAGCTCACGTGGTCGGGCAGGACGGTGGCGTATTCGGTGGGCAGCGCCATGCAGGACGACCACTGGGTGCTCGTGGCCACGGCCACGACCCTGTCCCCCGGCTTGGGGCTGAAGCCCTCGGGGGCCGCGCGCAGCACGACGCCGGCGACGTCCCAGCCGCGCAGCCAGCCCTCCGGCAGCGGCTCGGCCTTGATCATCTCGTCGATCTCGGGAGCCACCGCGCGCACCGCGACGAGGATTTCGTCGTCCGCCTGGGCCGTAACCGTGTCCTGCATGGAGGTGAGCTGATCGGGCATGACAATTCCTCTCATCGGTGTGACGGTTTCCTTGTTGGCGCTGTCCGGCATGTCAGTGCTCCTCGGTGGTCAGGACGGACGTGCCGGTGAACTCGTGCACGGCGACCACTTCGAACTCCTCCGGCTGGTCGAGGACGCACGCCGCGAGGGCGGGATGGTTCTCCAGCACCCGGAACCTGATCCAGGCGTGGCTGTGGTGGTCGTCGGGGACGCCGGGGGCGAGACGGATGCGCAGTTGGATCCGCTCTTCGGAGGTGACGGCGACCTGGGCGGCCGTGACCTCGTCGTGCGCGGTGGCCAGGTCGACGAGTTCGCGGGCGGACACGGTGCGTCCGTGGAAGCGGAAGAACGGCGGGCGGGTACCGAGGACCCGCAGGGCCGGTCCCGGCCGGCCGCACGCGCAGTGCGCGAACTCGCCGCGCTCCTGGGTGTCGTAGCGGATGAGCGCCGGGGTGCGTGAGGGCGTGAGGGTCGTGACCAGCAACCGCCCGTCCACCGCTTCGACGTGCTGGTGGGGCAGTGGGTGGTAGATGCCGGCCAGGCAGTGCGGGCCGCGCTGCCCGATCATCCAGGCCGCGGGGGTGCCGTACAGGCGCCACACGGCGGTGTAGGGGAAGTGGGCGGCCAGCAGGCCGTCGTCGGTGGTGTCGTGGGTGGCGCCGCCCAGCATCAGGGTGCGCAGCCACGGGAGCGGTCGCCCGGCGACGCTGGCCCGCAGCAGCCGGGAGACGGCCTGCGGGGGCGCCGCGATGGCGGTGACGTGGTTGCGGGCGAGGAAGCGGAGCCAGTCGTCGTCGGCGCCCTGGGGTAAGGGACCCAGCGGCAGGACGGTGGCGCCGGACGCGGTGGCGAAGCGGTTGAAGAAGTAGTGGTCGGGCTGCATCCGCCCCGCGGGGTGCAGGTTCGCGACCACGTCGGTGGTGTGGAGCGGGTTCCAGGCGCTACGGATCTCGGGGGCGAACATCTGCTCCGGCAGCAGGGTCAGGTGCGGGGTGTCGAGCGTGCCGCCGTGTGCCCACAGCAGCCCCTCACCCGTGTTGAGGGCGAGGGCCTCGGCGGTCGCCGTGGCCAGTTCGCCCGGGGTGAGTACGGGGAGGTCGGCGAGGGCGAAGGTGCGCCGCGTGAGCTCCCGTTCGTACTTGGCGGCGAGCGACGGGAGGCGGGCCGCCTGGTGCAGCAGCCCCTCCAGTACGGGGACCGGCGCGCCGGTCCCCGTACCGCGTGGAGCGGCGGCGACCTCGCCGAGGCGCTCCGGCGCACTCGGTAAAGGCGCTGGTCGGTGTACGTACGAAACCATCCGAGGTCCCCCTCCTCGTTCCTGTGGTCGACCGGTGCAGGGGTGGTGTCGCAGCACCCGCCATCGGGTTGCCCTGCAATCCATGTTACGACCGGCGTTCTTTCTTGGTCTGGAGTACGAGTTTTTACCATAGACCAGTTTCCACGCGTTGCCCATGGCCGCTCTTCTCCCCTTCGGCGACGGGGTGGTGATGACAAATCACCTCAGATCCACATCACCCCTGGTGGGCGACGCGTCGGCTGCCCGGGTGGAATCGACAGCACCCTTCAAGCCAAAGGTTAACTTTCAGCCCATCATTGTCCTGGGGTCCAGATTTGAACTACGATCTCGCCGCGGCGCTGCCGGGGGGCAGCGCCCTGACGCGGTCTCACCGCGTCACCGCAGACAGGGGGGGTTCTCATGCGTGCACGCACCGGGGAGACAGCGATCGCGGTGGTCGGGATGGGGTGCAGATTTCCGCAGGCCCGCGGCATAGAGGAGTTCTGGGACAACCTGATCGCGAACAGGGACTGCATCACCCCCGTCCCGCCCGAGCGCTTCGACATCACGCCCTACGTCGCCGAGCGGTCCGGTACCCCGGGCCGCACCGTCAGCCGTTACGGCGGCTTCCTGGACGACCCCTTCCTCTTCGACGCCGGTTTCTTCGGGATCTCGCCGGCGGAGGCCGCCAGTGTCGACCCGCAGCACCGGCTGCTGCTTCCGGTGGTCCGCGAAGCGCTCGAAGACGCCGGCATACGCCCGTCCACGCTGGCCGGATCCGCCACCGGCGTGTACATCGGACAGGCCACAGCGGACTACGGCCGCCACAGCACCGCCGACGGCAACAGCCTGCGCGAGGCAGCCGGCAGCTACTTCCGGGCCATGGCCTCGGGACGCCTGTCCTACGACCTGGACCTGCGCGGGCCCAGCATGATGGTCGACACGGCCTGCTCGTCGTCCCTGGTCGCCGTGCACATGGCCCGCCAGAGCCTGCTGAGCGGCGAGACGGACCTGGCCATCGCGGGCGGAGTCAACATCATCCTCTCGCCCCTGGACGCCATCGCCTTCTCCCAGGCGGCCATGCTGTCACCCGACGGCCGGTGCAAGTTCGGGGACACCGGCGCGGACGGCTTCGTCCGCAGCGAGGGCATCGGCGTCGTCGTCCTCAGCCGTCTCGAAGACGCCGAGCGGGCCGGCCACCCCGTACTCGCCCTGCTGCCCGGCAGTGCCGTGACCAACGACGGCCGCAGCAGCGGATCGCTGATCAAGCCGGCGGTCGCGGGCCAGGACGACATGGTCCGAAGGGCGTGGCGGAACGCGGGCATCGAGCCCTCCGACCTCGACTACGTGGAGGCCCACGGCACGGGCACGCCGGTGGGCGACGCCGTCGAGCTGAAGGTCCTGGCCGCGGCCGCGCGCGAACGGGGGCCGCGACGGGGGCCGCTGAGGTGCGGATCCGTGAAGTCGAACATCGGGCACGCCGAAGCGGCGGCCGGCGTCGCCGGTCTCATCAAGGCCGTCCTCGTCGCCAGGCACGGCATCATCCCCGCCTCCCTGCACCTGACGGATCCCCAGCCCCTGCTCACGGACGAGGCGAACCGGCTCCACCTGGTGACCGGAAACGAGTGCCTGAAGACCGACGGCCGCAGTGCCGTCGTGGGCGTCAGCTCCTTCGGCCTGTCCGGAACCAACGCACACGTCGTGGTCACCGAGCCCGAACGCTCGCCCCTGCGGCCCGAACACGGCCCCACGGAACTGCCCGAGGGCAGGCCCGCCCATCTGCTCGTGCTCAGCGCCCGCTCCGAGCAGGCCCTGCGCCGGCTCGCCGGGGCCTGGGCCGACCACCTCTCCCCCGGCGGGGCCGGCAGCGCGCTGCCGCTGTGGGACCTGTGCGCCACAGCCGCGCTGCACCGCGACGCCCATCCCTTCCGGCTGTGGGCGACCGGCGCCGATCACGCCGAACTGGCCGCCGCACTGGGCGACGTGGCCGCCGGGCGGGCCACAGAGCGAGCCGGTACCGGTGACGCCGGCTTCGGCACGGACAAGCGCACCGTCTTCGTCTTCCCCGGGCAGGGTTCGCAGTGGCCGGGAATGGGCCGGTCGCTCATGGCCACCACACCCGCCTTCGCACGCGCGTTCCAGGAGTGCGCCGAGGCCGCGCGCCACGAGACGGGCCGCTCGGTGGGCGAGTTACCCGCCCCGGCGACCCGGGAGTCTCCCGATGACGTCGCCTCGGTCCAGCCCGCGCTGTGGGCCATGGAGGTGGCCCTGGCCGCCGCCTGGCGTGACATGGGGGTCGAGCCCGAGGTGTGCATCGGGCACAGCATGGGCGAGAGCGCGGCCGCCGCCGTCACCGGCGCGCTCAGCGTCGCCGACGCCGCGGCCGTCATCTGCCGCCGCAGCGCGCTGATGCAGAGCACCGCGGGACAGGGCGCGATGCTGTCGGTCGACCTGTCGCCCGAGCAGGCCGCGGACGTCGCGGCCCAAGAGGGCGGCGTCTGCGTCGCCGCCGAGAACTCCCCCACCTCGACCGTGCTCGCCGGGGACGCCGCCGCCCTGGAGCGCATCGGGCGCCGACTGGAGCGGGAGGGTGTCTTCCACCGTTCGGTACGGGTGAACGTGGCCTCCCACTCCCCGGTCATGGACCAGCTGCGCGACGACCTGCTCGCGCGGCTGGCCGGCATAGCACCCCGCGAGGGCCAGGTCCCGCTGCACTCCACCGTCCGCGAATCCATGCTGACGGGGGCGGAACTCGACGCCGCGTACTGGATGGACAACCTGAGGAGCCCGGTCCGCTTCCTCGGCAGCATCCGCCGGCTGGTCAAGGAGGCCGACAGCGTCTTCGTCGAGATGAGCCCGCACCCCCTGCTGCTGACGGCAATCGAGGACACCGCTCTGGAGGCCGGCGGAGCGTCGGCCGTCGTCGCCTCCACGACACGGCGTTCCGCCGACGAGGCGCTGACGCTCGCCCGGTCGCTCGGCGCCTTCTTCGCCGTCGGAGGCCGGGTCGACTGGGAGCGCTGGTTCGGGGGAACGGCCCGTCAGGTGAAACTGCCCGCCTACCCCTGGGACGCGGAGGTACTGCGCCGGACGCCGTGCGCCGGCCCCGACCGGCCGACGGGCCGCATCACCCGGATCAGCGCGGACCTGGACGGCGCGGTGGTCGGCTTGCGCGGGCTGGCCCCCGTTCCCCCGACGTTCCAACTGTCCGTGCTGCACGAGGCGGTCGCCGACACCGCCCCCGCCGGCTCCGTCGTGCTGGAAGACGTGAAGGTCGGGGACATGGTCGACGTCCCGGACGACGGGTCCCTCACGCTGGAGGTGGCGACGGGGTCCGGGGCCGGCCCGCTGCACGCGGAGGTCCGGACGACGGGCGACACGCCCCGGACCGGGCTGAGCGCGCGGGTGCGCCTCGACGGCGCGCCGGCTGCGGGGCAGGGCGCGGGACCGGGGGCGGAGGGGCACCTCGCCGACGCTCTCGGTCGCTGCACCACGCACGTGACGCCGCAACGGTTCCTCGCCGCCCTCGCCCGCCGCGGATACGCCCCCGGCCCGGGTCTGCGCACCGTGCGCCACCTGTGGCGTAGGGACGGGGAGGCGGTCGCCCAGCTGCGGCGGCCCGCGACGTCGCCGCACGCGGCCTGGGAAGGCTGCCTGATGGTGCTGCTGGCCGCCGTCCCCGTGTCGCTGCCGGCCGGCAGCACCTACGCCGTGACCTCGTTCGAGCAGGTGCGGTTCCACCACCCGCTCAGTGACGAGGCCTGGGTGCATGCGCGGTTCGCGCCGCGTCGGGCGGGCCGCGAGGCTCGTGCCGAGGTCCTGGTGAGGGACTTGGAGGGAACGGTTCTCGCCGAATTCCGCGGGATCCGACTGCACCGGCTCGAAGGCGTGTCCAGCCGCGCCGGAACATCGCTGGAGAGGGCGCACCGGTCGGCGCAGTGGTTCGGCGACACCGTGCGCATGCCGATGGGGGCGCTCACCCGCGCCGTGGACCGCCTCTCCGCGGCGGGCCGGCACGCCGATCCGGTGCGGCGGTCGGCGCCGGCGGTCGCCGTCGTCGGGCCGTCGCAGGAGGGGACCGCCGCTCCGGCGCCCCCGCGGGCCGCGGTTGCGAACGGCGGGGCGGCAGACACCGGGGAGGTGTTCCTGAACGCGGCGGCCCAGGTGCTGGGCATCCCGCGGGACCGCCTTGACCTGCGCCGCACCCTGCAGGCGTACGGCATCGATTCCGTGACCGCGGCGCAACTGCGAGGGCGCGTACGACGTGAAACGGGGCGGGACATCGCGCTGCTCCGGCTGCTCGGCGAGGACAGTCTCCGGAGTCTGGCCACCGAGGTGGCCGCCGTGCGGTCCGTGCGCGACTGACCCCGGAAACGGGCCGGTGGGAGCGGTGGTGGCCGGACGCCACCGCTCCCGTTCGCTGATTTCGGACGGGGGCGCAAACATGTACTATTGTTCATTCATGGATCTTGGTACAAGTGGATGGGGCGCCCCGTGCGTGCGCCCCGTCGAGCCCTCGGTCGAATGAACCCGTTCCCCGTTCACACCACGGGCGGCGGCAGCCGGGACGGGCCACCCCGCACACCGCGCGCGACAGGAGTACACATGGGAGACACACCGTCCACCACCGCGACGGAACCGCAGGGCCGCCGCGAACGCAACAAACTGCGTGTCAAGAACCGGATCTACGAGGCCGCGCTGGTCCTCTTCACCCAGCAGGGGTACGACCAGACCACGGTCGACGAGATCACCGAGCGGGCCGACGTGGCGCGCGGCACCTTCTTCAACCACTTCCAGCGCAAGGAAGACCTCATCGCCGAATGGGGGCAGGAACGGCGGGCGTTGCTGCGCGAGGGCCTGGAGGCGGGGGGGCTCACCAACTCCGAGGACAAGGCCACCCGCCAGGTCCTGTCCCGGTGCATGACCATCCTCGCCGACATCAGCCTGCGGAACCCGCCCCAGACCAAGGCGATGCTGACCGCCTGGGTGCGCGCCGGGTTCCCGCTCCACGAGCATCCGTACGCGGCCCACATGTTCAGCGAGTTCATCAGGACGGGGCGCGAGCGGGGCGACGTACCGCAGGACGTCGACGCCGAGCTGGCCGGCCACATGCTGCGCGACATCTACCTCGGCACGCTCTACCAGTGGACGCGCGGCCCGGAGGACGAGGCGGACCTGGAGGCCTCCCTGCAGGCCGCCTGTACCGCCGTCCTCGACGGGCTGGTGCCGCGCTGCGCCAGCTTGCGGTGACTTTCCTCCCGCCCGACGCCCGCGACGGGGCGTCGGGCGGGGCGGGCGGGCGTTCGGGGGGACGCCCGTCAGAGTGGAGGCCGGAGTCCGGGCGGGCCGGGCAGGGGGCGGGAGCGTTGTACGGGGTGTCGGTGTCCCCCGTGAGAGAAGGAAGCTCCTGTGACCTCTGTGGCCTTACCCGCTGTCGAGACCCTGCTGCGGCGGACCCTGGGCGAGCGGCGCATCGGGCTCGTGGCATGGCGGTTGCTCGTGTTGCAGATCGCCCATCCCGTCGTCGCCGCGGGCATGGACCGGTACTCCACCTACCGTGCCCACCCCTGGCGGCGGGTCGAGCACACCATGGAGAGCGGCAGCAGGCTGTTCTTCGCCGGGCCCGAGGAACGGCGCCTGGAAGTGGCCCGCCTCCAGCGCACGCACCGGCGCATCCACGGGACCGACGCGGCCGGGCGGGCGTACAGCGCCGAGGATCCCGAGGTCCGCGGCTGGGTGATGGTCACGCTGTACGAGTCCATGACCGCCATGCGCGAACTGTCCGGCGATCCGCTGTCGCCCGCCGAACGCGACGTGCTGTACGCGGAGTTCCTGGACGTGTGTGCCGCCCTCGGGATTCCGGGCGAGGTGCTCCCGGCGGGCGCCGCCGATGTCCCGGCGTACGTCGAGCGCACGGTCCGGGAGGTCCTGGAGTACGGCCCCGAGGTCCACGACCTGCTCCACGGGATGCTCCGCAACGCCCCCGTCCCCCGCCGGCTGGGGCGGCTGGCACCCGCGTGGCCGCTGCTGCGGGTGGTGATCGCCCGCGCACTGGCCGCCCTCACGGTCAGTGATCTGCCGCCGGCCTGGCACGAGAAGTTCGGGACGTCGCGCGGGCCCGGGGGCGCCATGCTGTCGTGGACGCTGCACCACGGACTGCGCCGCGCCATGGCCGTGGCTCCCGACCGGGTGCGCTACCGCCGCCGCTCCGTGAGCGGCGCGCCCACGCGGGTGGTGGTGCCCAGGGCCCGGAGCGGCGGCGACTCCCGTCCGGCCCGGCTGGAGGCGTTCTTCCGCCAGGTGCTGGACCAGACCGGCAACGGGCGGGTGGACTCCGCCGACCTCCAGGCCATGGTGCACACCGTGTGCTGGCGGCTCGAACTGCCCGCCGAGCGGGAGGACGAGGTGTACGCCGCATTCGAGGGCTGGTGGCGGCAGCTCCGGGCGGCGGCCGACGGGGGCGTGGACGGCGACGGCGACGGGGGCGTGGACTGCCGCGAGTTCGTGTCCGCGATGCTGGCCGGGGTGGACCGTGACCCGGCGTACCTGGAGAAAGGCCTCGTCCCGGCGGTGCGGGCGCTGTTCCGGGCCGCCGACGCCGACGGCAGCGGCTGCCTGGGGGCGGACGAGTACCGACTGCTGTTCGGGGGCCCCCGGGTACACCCGGCCGAACTCAACGACGGATTCCGGGAGCTGGACGCGGACGGGGACGGACGGGTCGAGGAGGCGGAGTTCGTCGCCGCGTTCTGTGACTTCTTCACCGCCCGGACCGACAGCGCCGCCGGGGCGGGCCTGCTCGGACGGGCCTGAAGCGCAGCGGCCGGATCCGTGACCGGACGGCGCCGGACGGCGCGCTGTGTGGAACGGACCGCACGCTCGCGGCGCCCGTAGGAGCGTCGATGCCCGCCGGGAGCGGCGTA is a window encoding:
- a CDS encoding beta-ketoacyl synthase N-terminal-like domain-containing protein, encoding MRARTGETAIAVVGMGCRFPQARGIEEFWDNLIANRDCITPVPPERFDITPYVAERSGTPGRTVSRYGGFLDDPFLFDAGFFGISPAEAASVDPQHRLLLPVVREALEDAGIRPSTLAGSATGVYIGQATADYGRHSTADGNSLREAAGSYFRAMASGRLSYDLDLRGPSMMVDTACSSSLVAVHMARQSLLSGETDLAIAGGVNIILSPLDAIAFSQAAMLSPDGRCKFGDTGADGFVRSEGIGVVVLSRLEDAERAGHPVLALLPGSAVTNDGRSSGSLIKPAVAGQDDMVRRAWRNAGIEPSDLDYVEAHGTGTPVGDAVELKVLAAAARERGPRRGPLRCGSVKSNIGHAEAAAGVAGLIKAVLVARHGIIPASLHLTDPQPLLTDEANRLHLVTGNECLKTDGRSAVVGVSSFGLSGTNAHVVVTEPERSPLRPEHGPTELPEGRPAHLLVLSARSEQALRRLAGAWADHLSPGGAGSALPLWDLCATAALHRDAHPFRLWATGADHAELAAALGDVAAGRATERAGTGDAGFGTDKRTVFVFPGQGSQWPGMGRSLMATTPAFARAFQECAEAARHETGRSVGELPAPATRESPDDVASVQPALWAMEVALAAAWRDMGVEPEVCIGHSMGESAAAAVTGALSVADAAAVICRRSALMQSTAGQGAMLSVDLSPEQAADVAAQEGGVCVAAENSPTSTVLAGDAAALERIGRRLEREGVFHRSVRVNVASHSPVMDQLRDDLLARLAGIAPREGQVPLHSTVRESMLTGAELDAAYWMDNLRSPVRFLGSIRRLVKEADSVFVEMSPHPLLLTAIEDTALEAGGASAVVASTTRRSADEALTLARSLGAFFAVGGRVDWERWFGGTARQVKLPAYPWDAEVLRRTPCAGPDRPTGRITRISADLDGAVVGLRGLAPVPPTFQLSVLHEAVADTAPAGSVVLEDVKVGDMVDVPDDGSLTLEVATGSGAGPLHAEVRTTGDTPRTGLSARVRLDGAPAAGQGAGPGAEGHLADALGRCTTHVTPQRFLAALARRGYAPGPGLRTVRHLWRRDGEAVAQLRRPATSPHAAWEGCLMVLLAAVPVSLPAGSTYAVTSFEQVRFHHPLSDEAWVHARFAPRRAGREARAEVLVRDLEGTVLAEFRGIRLHRLEGVSSRAGTSLERAHRSAQWFGDTVRMPMGALTRAVDRLSAAGRHADPVRRSAPAVAVVGPSQEGTAAPAPPRAAVANGGAADTGEVFLNAAAQVLGIPRDRLDLRRTLQAYGIDSVTAAQLRGRVRRETGRDIALLRLLGEDSLRSLATEVAAVRSVRD
- a CDS encoding TetR/AcrR family transcriptional regulator yields the protein MGDTPSTTATEPQGRRERNKLRVKNRIYEAALVLFTQQGYDQTTVDEITERADVARGTFFNHFQRKEDLIAEWGQERRALLREGLEAGGLTNSEDKATRQVLSRCMTILADISLRNPPQTKAMLTAWVRAGFPLHEHPYAAHMFSEFIRTGRERGDVPQDVDAELAGHMLRDIYLGTLYQWTRGPEDEADLEASLQAACTAVLDGLVPRCASLR
- a CDS encoding oxygenase MpaB family protein — translated: MTSVALPAVETLLRRTLGERRIGLVAWRLLVLQIAHPVVAAGMDRYSTYRAHPWRRVEHTMESGSRLFFAGPEERRLEVARLQRTHRRIHGTDAAGRAYSAEDPEVRGWVMVTLYESMTAMRELSGDPLSPAERDVLYAEFLDVCAALGIPGEVLPAGAADVPAYVERTVREVLEYGPEVHDLLHGMLRNAPVPRRLGRLAPAWPLLRVVIARALAALTVSDLPPAWHEKFGTSRGPGGAMLSWTLHHGLRRAMAVAPDRVRYRRRSVSGAPTRVVVPRARSGGDSRPARLEAFFRQVLDQTGNGRVDSADLQAMVHTVCWRLELPAEREDEVYAAFEGWWRQLRAAADGGVDGDGDGGVDCREFVSAMLAGVDRDPAYLEKGLVPAVRALFRAADADGSGCLGADEYRLLFGGPRVHPAELNDGFRELDADGDGRVEEAEFVAAFCDFFTARTDSAAGAGLLGRA
- a CDS encoding alcohol dehydrogenase, which produces MPDQLTSMQDTVTAQADDEILVAVRAVAPEIDEMIKAEPLPEGWLRGWDVAGVVLRAAPEGFSPKPGDRVVAVATSTQWSSCMALPTEYATVLPDHVSFEQAAALRVAVLTALRLVRSAGSVSGRPVLVTGAGAGIGRLLVELLAALGADVTALVADAGQAAEAAELGAARATADPAGVTGSFDIVYEAAEAGQTAAGRGLTADGGTVYLYESFATRHVDIGFFRFFGGPEQAGLRHFVFRTATPEDRGLAQLLDLMTTGELSLGPVAVAQTATA